In Malaclemys terrapin pileata isolate rMalTer1 chromosome 11, rMalTer1.hap1, whole genome shotgun sequence, a single genomic region encodes these proteins:
- the CNBD2 gene encoding cyclic nucleotide-binding domain-containing protein 2, which produces MYKIRDASVPTDLQLYSWFGGELDTINQQRRMKTFYRLALDIVIMNRVCKIFRKGLMGFRGFQFIDMTAQESLTFGMEEDKKYTKLSFDHNEFKIRKDHFPLRAIQITKKKPEWRTEKEIKLLRSCLQFVESYQKYSLNLQLLLAKVIRFERFGRRRVIIKKGHCGNSFYFIYFGTVAITEDEDGSSAFTDPDPTLLRKGAGFGEVALLKDRRRIATVVCMEETELLVVDKEDFFSNKLDEELQKEFQYRFSFFKGLDLFATWPDYSVEKIANYCKAEKFHYGQVVVRDIMESASIIFITQGKCEVLRLVDLITCPSYHKWISQQMDFPKPSPYYSMETGITGRKRFNNFMWKSFPVQDLSNLKSMYVPPVNHQKDEIFERQYLALNRKYKNAHTQLEKQDRGDSRRYDDFSDDEKEVVQKEISGLFRKKLTVLTPHGEIPTAVATAIYTRVNEVHKGELLGISQHLLPEDKQDNRSMVLVSQGAEVIRLKKEKFEELADHTTIMNLHKLQPKYPSDDELCQSFLEQNDWKIFKKDLMNLFLERKLTMMASSQHVKPKKDIYSSWSVNQAGILDLTTTHHHLPTGTQGLQHRYVPVHIGQREDSEGLPNIELRLIHGIAVPRPSLKGLF; this is translated from the exons actttctACAGACTTGCTTTGGATATCGTGATCATGAACAGGGTGTGCAAGATATTCCGGAAGGGACTGATGGGATTCAGGGGATTTCAGTTCATTGATATGACTGCCCAGGAATCCCTGACCTTTGGTATGGAAGAA GACAAGAAATATACCAAACTGTCCTTCGACCACAATGAGTTCAAGATCAGAAAG GATCACTTTCCTCTCAGGGCAATCCAGATAACCAAGAAGAAACCAGAATGGAGAACTGAGAAGGAAATAAAGCTGTTACGAAGCTGTTTGCAGTTTGTGGAAAGCTACCAAAAATATAGCCTAaatctgcagctgcttctggctAAAGTGATTCGCTTTGAACG GTTTGGACGCAGGAGAGTCATCATAAAGAAGGGGCACTGTGGCAACAGTTTCTACTTCATCTACTTTGGTACTGTTGCCATTACTGAAGATGAGGATGGGAGCAGTGCCTTTACGGACCCAGATCCAACTTTGCTTCGGAAAGGTGCTGGATTTGGA GAAGTTGCTCTTTTAAAGGACAGGCGGAGAATTGCTACAGTTGTCTGTATGGAGGAAACAGAACTATTAGTAGTGGATAAAGAGGACTTTTTTTCTAATAAATTAGATGAGGAGCTTCAGAAAGAATTTCAGTATCGTTTCAGCTTCTTCAA AGGTCTAGATCTCTTTGCAACATGGCCTGATTACTCAGTAGAGAAAATAGCTAATTACTGCAAAGCAGAGAAATTTCACTATGGACAAGTGGTAGTCCGGGACATCATGGAGTCAGCCAGCATAATATTCATTACTCAG GGGAAATGTGAAGTTTTACGTCTGGTTGATCTCATCACTTGCCCATCCTATCACAAGTGGATCAGTCAGCAAATGGATTTTCCCAAACCCAGTCCTTATTACTCTATGGAGACTG GCATCACAGGCAGAAAAAGATTCAATAATTTTATGTGGAAGTCCTTTCCTGTGCAGGATCTGAGTAATCTGAAATCGATGTATGTCCCACCTGTTAATCATCAGAAGGATGAAATTTTTGAAAGGCAATACCTGGCTTTAAATAGGAAATataaaaatgcacacacacagctggagAAACAGGACAGAGGTGACAGTAGAAG ATATGATGACTTCAGTGATGATGAGAAAGAAGTCGTTCAGAAAGAAATATCAGGGTTGTTCCGGAAGAAGCTAACTGTTCTCACACCACATGGAGAAATACCCACTGCTGTTGCCACAGCAATTTACACTAGGGTCAATGAAGTGCATAAAGGGGAACTCCTG GGGATAAGCCAGCATCTTCTACCTGAAGATAAGCAAGATAATCGGAGCATGGTTTTGGTCAGTCAGGGAGCTGAGGTCATTCGGTTGAAAAAGGAGAAGTTTGAGGAATTAGCAGATCATACAACAATAATGAATTTACACAAATTACAGCCGAAGTATCCCAG TGACGATGAGCTGTGTCAAAGCTTTCTGGAACAGAACGACTGGAAAATATTCAAGAAAGATCTGATGAATCTTTTCCTGGAGCGAAAACTCACAATGATGGCAAGTTCTCAGCATGTGAAGCCCAAGAAAGATATTTATAGTTCCTGGAGTGTGAATCAAGCAGGTATTCTAGACCTGACCACTACCCACCATCATCTTCCAACAGGCACTCAAGGACTACAGCACAGATACGTCCCTGTCCACATAGGACAGAGAGAGGATTCTGAGGGCCTGCCAAATATTGAGCTAAGGTTGATTCATGGCATAGCTGTACCACGGCCTAGTTTGAAAGGATTGTTCTAG